A window of Marinobacter salarius contains these coding sequences:
- a CDS encoding DHCW motif cupin fold protein, with translation MNITDLPFGVTDWAQVEKTEHSGEKGVAYWRTRNFGNIRVRMVEYSPGYLADHWCAKGHILLCLEGELHTELEDGRCFVLSPGSSYQVADNAELHRSSTEQGAKLFVVD, from the coding sequence TTGAACATCACAGATTTGCCGTTTGGGGTTACTGACTGGGCCCAAGTTGAGAAGACCGAGCACTCTGGGGAAAAGGGTGTTGCTTACTGGAGGACTCGAAATTTCGGCAATATCCGCGTGCGAATGGTTGAGTACAGCCCCGGTTATTTGGCAGATCATTGGTGTGCTAAGGGGCACATACTTCTGTGTCTAGAAGGCGAACTTCATACTGAACTGGAAGACGGCCGGTGTTTTGTTCTTAGCCCCGGTTCGAGCTATCAGGTCGCAGACAATGCAGAGCTTCACCGTTCATCGACGGAGCAAGGGGCAAAGTTATTCGTTGTCGACTAA
- a CDS encoding type II toxin-antitoxin system Phd/YefM family antitoxin: protein MDIISVNKFRDNLKSLVEQVINRHEPLKVTRRAGEAFVIMSAEDWEREQETLHVLQSRDLMQQIAASLDTHSRGQGYTPNDEQMNEITGI from the coding sequence ATGGATATCATCAGTGTAAACAAATTCAGAGACAACCTAAAAAGCCTTGTAGAACAGGTAATTAATAGACATGAACCTCTCAAAGTGACACGCCGAGCTGGAGAGGCTTTCGTGATTATGAGTGCTGAAGACTGGGAAAGGGAACAAGAAACCCTGCATGTTCTTCAGAGCAGAGACCTGATGCAGCAAATTGCGGCCTCCCTCGATACTCACAGCCGTGGCCAAGGATATACACCTAATGATGAGCAGATGAATGAGATCACTGGTATTTGA
- a CDS encoding SagB/ThcOx family dehydrogenase, whose protein sequence is MIFELPAPDADDSRPLVECIENRRSIREYTGDFISILNLSQLLFAAQGTTGSDGKRAIPSAGSVYPLSLHILARRVSGLEPGIYSHQRDSHSLKLLSNEIPEAEVTNTGIGEQPWLKDAAFIICVAAQFGKSVEHFASQAPAGERGARYVYMESGALAQNVHLRATDLGLGAVLVAGFDDDRAKKILKLPPDSEPTALVCVGRS, encoded by the coding sequence ATGATTTTCGAGCTGCCTGCACCGGATGCAGATGATTCTCGCCCTTTGGTGGAATGCATCGAAAATCGCCGCAGCATTCGCGAGTATACGGGTGACTTCATTTCTATACTTAACCTTTCGCAGTTACTGTTTGCGGCGCAAGGCACTACCGGATCAGATGGAAAACGGGCAATTCCGTCAGCAGGCAGCGTATATCCGCTGAGCCTTCATATTCTGGCACGCCGTGTCTCTGGTTTAGAGCCCGGAATTTACTCGCATCAGCGTGATAGCCATTCATTGAAATTGCTAAGCAATGAGATTCCAGAGGCTGAAGTCACAAATACAGGAATTGGTGAGCAGCCTTGGCTGAAAGATGCCGCCTTTATTATTTGCGTAGCAGCGCAATTTGGAAAGTCCGTTGAACATTTTGCGTCTCAGGCACCTGCAGGGGAGCGAGGAGCTCGATATGTTTACATGGAGTCCGGCGCGCTGGCGCAGAACGTCCATCTTCGAGCCACAGATCTGGGTCTTGGCGCTGTTTTGGTGGCAGGTTTCGACGATGATCGGGCGAAAAAGATTCTCAAGCTACCCCCCGATTCTGAGCCCACTGCATTGGTTTGTGTTGGTCGGTCATAG
- a CDS encoding Txe/YoeB family addiction module toxin, whose amino-acid sequence MRSLVFEGNTWEAYEKMREKDKKLHKALCKLLKEMLRSDDPSTGIGKPEPLKHNLSGLWSRRISQKDRLIYRFDDKSIYVFAIGGHYDQP is encoded by the coding sequence ATGAGATCACTGGTATTTGAGGGCAACACTTGGGAAGCCTATGAAAAGATGCGAGAGAAGGACAAGAAGCTGCACAAAGCTCTCTGCAAGCTACTGAAAGAGATGCTTCGTTCTGACGACCCATCAACTGGCATTGGAAAACCTGAGCCGCTTAAACACAACTTATCAGGCTTGTGGTCACGACGCATCTCACAGAAAGACAGACTTATCTACCGGTTCGACGACAAATCCATTTATGTTTTCGCCATCGGTGGACACTACGACCAGCCCTAA